One Dermatophagoides farinae isolate YC_2012a chromosome 1, ASM2471394v1, whole genome shotgun sequence genomic region harbors:
- the Bet3 gene encoding blocked early in transport 3, with translation MSRQINKNTIETKKVNSDLFVLTYGATIAQLVKECENAEEINKQLDKMGYNIGLRLIEDFLAKTQMAKCHDFKDVADKIQTAFRIYLGFAPTITNWSTANDEFSIIIDNNPLTEYVELPDHLGNLRYCNMLCGVIRGALEMIQIEAQVYFLQDSLRGDPVTELRVKFLKKMEDALPNSED, from the coding sequence atgtctcggcaaattaacaaaaatactattgaaacgaaaaaagtaAATTCAGATTTGTTTGTGCTAACATACGGTGCTACCATTGCTCAATTAGTCAAAGAATGTGAAAATGCTGAGGAAATTAACAAACAATTGGATAAAATGGGCTACAACATTGGCTTACGTTTAATTGAGGATTTCCTTGCCAAAACTCAAATGGCCAAATGTCATGATTTCAAAGACGTAGCGGATAAAATTCAAACTGCATTCCGTATCTATTTGGGATTCGCTCCCACCATAACAAATTGGTCGACAgcgaatgatgaattttcgatcatcatcgataataatcCGTTGACCGAATATGTTGAACTTCCTGATCATCTGGGCAATCTAAGATACTGTAATATGCTTTGCGGTGTTATACGTGGTGCATTggaaatgattcaaattgaagCACAGGTGTATTTTCTACAAGATTCTCTACGCGGTGATCCAGTCACTGAATTACGagtgaaatttttgaaaaaaatggaagatGCTTTACCAAATAGTGAAGATTAA
- the LOC124491673 gene encoding TGF-beta-activated kinase 1 and MAP3K7-binding protein 1, with translation MLLSSEDDEVRTWADDLIDDEFTAVSSHQTIRLDTNDSKSLQKHFSLYQNNHYIYGVLTGFNYGDSNDEHCRKIFSEVCSYFPLELIERINSLKNPDQDECYETILLETFYIIEQSIRKHMDDVLSEKTALELTLSGIDSSQYPKIQQKLNEYTQKLSFGFSCVITIINTTKIYVANIGDTRAILCVKHNNTIRSQELSTRHDLSNPNELKRLESISIETEVLKSNQRIGNMALTRCLGNLKLKNFFKNYPDLSSATSDPILTEPSLNSTRINNSCKFLILASASLFKALQQCFNRENVLDDLLLIIDDKLTERNDHKNVPDLVLQDIFQKYLNLNEHQESFHSKPILLIRLFHHPNETDSTADHDAADEEANHDLKVDKTVITPIIIMNDDINLDPSKSNDSVGSSKQESDEIPAYVDFVPLIEALQKHNIDYDCF, from the coding sequence ATGCTACTTTCATCCGAAGATGATGAGGTTAGAACGTGGGCCGACGATTTAATTGACGATGAATTCACCGCTGTCAGTTCACATCAAACGATTCGTTTGGATACAAATGATTCTAAATCATTGCAAAAACATTTCTCTCtttatcaaaataatcattatatttatgGTGTTCTTACCGGATTCAATTATGGCGAttctaatgatgaacattgcCGTAAAATATTTTCCGAAGTTTGTTCATATTTTCCACTCGAATTAATTGAACGTATTAATTCGTTAAAAAATCCGGACCAAGATGAATGTTATGAAACTATATTGCTGGAAACATTTTATATAATTGAACAATCCATACGAAAACATATGGACGATGTATTGAGTGAAAAAACGGCGCTAGAACTAACATTAAGCGGTATAGATTCATCTCAATAtccaaaaattcaacaaaaactaaATGAATATACACAAAAATTATCGTTTGGCTTTTCATGTGTGATAACCATTATAAATACAACAAAGATCTATGTGGCCAATATTGGTGATACGCGAGCAATTCTTTGTGTTAAACATAATAATACGATTCGATCACAAGAATTATCAACTCGTCATGATTTAAGCaatccaaatgaattgaaacgtTTGGAAAgtatttcaattgaaactgaagtattgaaatcaaatcaaaggATCGGTAATATGGCTCTAACTCGTTGTCTTGGAAATTTAAAACTTAAAAATTTCTTTAAAAACTATCCTGATTTATCGTCAGCAACAAGTGATCCCATTCTTACGGAACCAAGCCTCAATTCTACACGTATTAATAATTCTTGcaagtttttgattttagcTTCGGCCAGTTTATTTAAGGCACTTCAACAATGTTTCAATAGAGAAAATGTTCTCGATGATCTTTTGTTAATAATAGATGATAAACTTACCGAACGAAATGATCACAAAAATGTTCCTGATCTAGTTTTGCAggatatttttcaaaaatatctAAATCTTAATGAACATCAAGAATCTTTTCATTCGAAACCCATCCTATTGATACGATTGTTCCATCATCCAAATGAAACAGATTCTACAGCTGATCATGATGCTGCTGATGAAGAGGCCAATCATGACTTAAAAGTAGACAAAACGGTAATCACaccgataatcatcatgaatgatgatattaatctTGATCCATCTAAATCTAATGATTCAGTTGGAAGTTCCAAACAAGAATCCGATGAGATTCCAGCctatgttgattttgttccATTAATTGAAGCATTACAAAAGCACaacattgattatgattgtttttaa